One window of the Puntigrus tetrazona isolate hp1 chromosome 13, ASM1883169v1, whole genome shotgun sequence genome contains the following:
- the wu:fc17b08 gene encoding uncharacterized protein wu:fc17b08 isoform X1, translated as MASLCAKRLCANERFIIRRDADRWRSELIHRLGLDNILEVFLETQVLEDLRLVKDCKPASVSNWSFDENCLFCCLRREKVKEHVVALNKQIVESGGKPLLGKDPSNINRLEWQSEEFLNAVLHRKEYTPRIPDPHIPVVACGILQQMINELASYYTSRNNCSQDSLQNNGKKDQSILKTSCVTSSTAVKTESVASAQKKFIMVDQDAPLDLSLRKIKVEDTEQDGVLDLSTKKNFNKGHTSLRNSQASPTTHLVKRDSIDLSLAQVKDLQSVNTLEQFMSRLCLQHQHQIVDALGFLQSEVKTVAASNHFQAATPDLSEKQATTSCSYASFETSSEIQQSERTCSVEAAVSISKTHESSVVTNIQKPTAEMLKADVSTIALGMTEKHELGKVDILSSASCGTGIDSANVSSATEMFVMTKATTDNPGLKTVLGSSIQQIQKCLCSTERCLPTCTTVSDHADMLKYSQKCFAQNEDVDAVVKPSTIQKTSNVVVPISPRTARKSRKVSCLIQRNSSLSYLINNSDSHCDLVYIGKSITECQPQSRNRLHPRQNARKSTRGHKYVEEYLELKTVRTLAGKSIRDSSGNCPARMPDLYTSVTPKQVLSTSGSVPLVNTPFAGDCMKNAIPKLPSEQMAENEMPGDVVKVTSLGLMVETSQTGKIESNGQVFSELSGNQNGLTMQPDLISEKRIDAVEESPEMTELTVQKNGCDSQIGPVPEEVVCGTERKADCEDKSLEPSLIHVSPNMAKECCTKVDIEQRNEREIKPPVETETAAVVQEQSDSSEKRANTEEDGGAQKEVVHDTKSDLQTESSSELPVTNQEDSAVSSLTEVSTVQLLLKCKEKDMDLHTSKVVNAKHAAPSDRCLRSRSKGNVDITKDSMKCGASELDHANDKSPKAHSTETNAHTEQEPDLKAVDILEMAQELPAAKTCNGLVVEHAVKSRPNSRTATAVGRDEHPSPGVEVNNDLPSVLSPEVLPETVNTVSTPENEKHHKLNNQASESTEKMPLRNKTSPVDCSPIKKSPPSSENMLLRSRSNNEGTLSSKLISLTEGHSEKQGQKPLRNGSSISEQASNRDLCTFSEAVTHMPLRSRTVSSIKPTVTKDSPVKISSKSFISEQPVSSHSSTTCSKKTEANGHMPLRSSGSLIIEQPHNNKSAPVDASESPGRMSLRRGNVPNTDNSCGLTTITTTPNRNKRPLRQLRVSTSSGEAEESPLSSKLKIQNQKHVEAQIRGSLKLPDDSLRIASVQTTEPLVCSPPKFLEALRGEKHQQLISNLNTKFDKMHKSWVPMDKEGQPAPKPKNKADRLKEIWKSKRRVRKSRPLEQQKLSPVQMLFMKPFDLSSICRWFLQSTETKSLVIVKKVNTRLPSETQLCFHSSAAGAGSSHGIFPSLQAERLKKHLKKFAIASPVKNNPKNQRLLSKALGQGISAMKSKEKHEPTTATRICTKAQSLAGVTLAQAPESLVPTTGSVKNPASARILRKYSNMREKLQVQQNKKCKEKTFKGVHLKATIIPKKANKQKLPTRKGSKCVVVQRISSLTKTAKTNSALKQQALKRNKDGAPPKRLQALTRMAKAIGENASTNTSSKKQIPIKTGTDKAQQIKASLTKVDTKKPVSQKGPNNLESQSLDVDVKPLTSEDQVLTRSQRKMEGTLSQTSSPKSPTKRGSEPLVTPTKRTRTSKP; from the exons ATGGCGAGTTTGTGCGCGAAGCGGCTCTGCGCGAACGAGAGGTTTATTATTCGCCGCGACGCGGACAGATGGAGGTCTGAACTCATCCACCGTTTGG GTCTTGACAATATCTTGGAAGTGTTTCTTGAAACACAAGTTCTGGAGGACCTCAGGCTTGTAAAAG ATTGTAAGCCTGCAAGTGTGTCAAATTGGTCATTTGATGAAAATTGTCTTTTCTGCTGCTTAAGACGAGAAAAAGTgaag GAACATGTAGTTGCACTCAACAAACAAATTGTGGAAAGTGGGGGGAAACCTTTACTAGGTAAAGATCCTTCTAATATCAACAGACTTGAGTGGCAGTCAGAGGAATTTCTGAATGCAGTGTTACACAGGAAAG AATACACACCAAGAATTCCAGATCCACACATCCCCGTGGTGGCTTGTGGTATCTTACAGCAGATGATTAATGAGTTGGCTTCATATTATACCTCAAGAAACAACTGCTCTCAGGATTCCCttcaaaacaatggaaaaaaggACCAAAGCATTCTGAAAACTAGCTGTGTCACTTCATCCACTGCTGTCAAAACAGAATCTGTTGCTTCTGCTCAGAAAAAGTTCATCATGGTGGACCAAGATGCCCCTTTGGACCTCTCTCTGAGAAAGATCAAAGTGGAGGATACTGAGCAAG ATGGAGTTCTTGATCTTTCGACGAAGAAGAATTTTAACAAAGGCCATACATCTTTAAGGAATTCTCAAGCCAGCCCAACTACACATTTGGTCAAAAG GGACTCCATTGACCTGAGTCTTGCTCAAGTAAAAGATCTACAGTCTGTGAACACTTTGGAACAGTTCATGTCAAGGCTGTGTTTGCAGCACCAGCACCAAATAGTTGATGCATTAGGCTTCCTACAAAGCGAAGTCAAGACTGTGGCTGCGTCCAACCATTTCCAAGCAGCCACTCCGGATTTGTCTGAGAAGCAGGCGACAACCAGCTGCAGTTATGCATCTTTTGAAACCAGCTCTGAGATTCAGCAGTCTGAGAGAACATGCTCCGTGGAAGCTGCTGTGAGCATTAGTAAGACTCATGAGTCATCTGTAGTCACAAACATTCAAAAACCTACTGCAGAGATGTTAAAGGCTGATGTTTCTACTATAGCACTGGGAATGACTGAAAAACATGAGCTTGGCAAAGTGGACATTTTGTCATCTGCATCTTGTGGAACAGGTATTGATAGTGCAAATGTAAGTTCTGCAACAGAAATGTTTGTCATGACAAAGGCAACTACTGATAATCCAGGATTAAAAACAGTGTTAGGTTCAAGCATTCAGCAAATTCAGAAGTGTCTATGCAGTACGGAGCGATGCTTGCCAACTTGTACTACAGTGTCTGATCATGCAGATATGTTAAAATACTCACAGAAATGCTTTGCACAAAATGAAGATGTTGATGCTGTTGTAAAACCCTCCACAATTCAAAAGACGTCAAATGTTGTTGTACCAATATCTCCAAGAACAGCCAGGAAAAGCAGAAAAGTTTCTTGCCTCATACAAAGGAATAGCTCTTTAAGTTATCTCATAAATAATTCCGATAGCCATTGTGACCTAGTTTATATTGGAAAATCAATTACAGAATGTCAGCCTCAGTCTCGAAATCGACTGCATCCACGACAAAATGCCCGAAAGAGCACAAGGGGGCACAAATATGTGGAGGAGTACTTGGAACTTAAAACAGTCCGTACCTTAGCTGGTAAATCGATAAGAGATTCCAGTGGGAATTGTCCAGCTCGTATGCCAGACTTATACACCTCAGTGACTCCAAAGCAGGTCCTTTCTACGTCTGGCAGTGTACCTCTAGTAAACACACCTTTTGCAGGGGATTGCATGAAAAATGCAATTCCAAAATTACCATCGGAGCAGATGGCAGAGAATGAAATGCCAGGAGATGTCGTAAAAGTAACAAGTCTGGGTCTGATGGTGGAAACCAGTCAGACGGGTAAAATTGAAAGTAATGGCCAAGTATTCAGTGAACTGTCAGGTAATCAGAATGGATTAACCATGCAACCAGATTTGATCTCAGAAAAACGCATTGACGCGGTAGAAGAAAGCCCCGAAATGACAGAACTCACTGTACAGAAAAACGGATGTGATTCCCAAATTGGGCCCGTGCCAGAAGAGGTGGTGTGTGGTACAGAAAGAAAGGCTGATTGTGAGGATAAATCATTGGAGCCATCACTGATCCATGTGTCGCCTAACATGGCCAAAGAGTGCTGTACTAAAGTTGACATAGAACAGCGAAATGAAAGGGAAATAAAACCCCCTGTGGAAACTGAGACTGCAGCAGTTGTCCAGGAACAATCCGACTCATCAGAAAAAAGGGCAAACACTGAGGAGGATGGAGGTGCTCAGAAAGAAGTTGTACATGACACTAAAAGTGATCTCCAAACAGAAAGCTCTTCTGAACTACCAGTGACGAATCAAGAGGATTCAGCTGTGTCCAGCCTAACTGAAGTCTCTACTGTACAACTACTTCTGAAATGCAAAGAGAAGGACATGGATCTGCATACTTCAAAAGTTGTCAATGCAAAACATGCAGCACCCTCAGACAGATGCTTGCGTAGTAGAAGTAAAGGCAATGTTGACATAACAAAAGACTCTATGAAGTGTGGTGCTTCTGAACTTGATCATGCCAATGATAAAAGTccaaaggctcattctactgaAACAAATGCACATACTGAGCAGGAGCCTGATTTGAAAGCTGTAGACATTCTTGAAATGGCACAGGAGCTCCCTGCTGCCAAAACTTGTAATGGGCTAGTTGTGGAGCATGCAGTCAAATCAAGACCGAACTCAAGAACTGCAACCGCTGTTGGGAGAGATGAGCATCCAAGTCCAGGTGTCGAAGTCAATAATGATTTACCAAGTGTTTTGTCACCTGAGGTTCTTCCAGAGACTGTGAACACCGTTTCCACCCCAGAGAATGAAAAGCACCACAAACTGAACAATCAAGCCTCTGAAAGCACTGAAAAAATGCCACTTAGAAACAAAACTAGTCCCGTTGACTGTTCACCTATAAAAAAGTCCCCACCAAGCTCTGAAAATATGCTTTTGAGAAGCAGAAGTAACAATGAAGGGACTTTAAGTAGCAAATTGATCAGTCTGACAGAGGGCCATTCAGAGAAGCAGGGGCAGAAACCTTTAAGAAATGGCAGCTCTATTAGTGAGCAGGCATCTAATAGAgatttgtgtacattttcagAGGCAGTAACACATATGCCTCTACGCAGCAGAACTGTTAGCTCAATTAAACCGACTGTTACTAAAGATTCTCCTGTTAAAATTTCCAGTAAAAGTTTTATCAGTGAACAACCTGTCAGTTCTCACTCTAGTACTACCTGTAGTAAAAAAACTGAAGCCAATGGGCACATGCCCTTAAGAAGCAGTGGCAGTTTAATTATAGAACAGCCCCATAACAACAAATCTGCTCCTGTAGATGCATCAGAAAGCCCTGGACGCATGTCGTTGAGAAGAGGGAATGTACCGAATACTGACAATTCCTGTGGcttaacaacaataacaacaacccCTAATAGAAATAAACGTCCTCTGAGACAGCTAAGGGTTTCAACGTCAAGTGGGGAAGCTGAAGAAAGCCCCTTGAGTTCAAAACTTAAAATCCAAAATCAAAAGCATGTGGAGGCCCAAATAAGAGGCTCATTGAAGTTGCCAGATGACTCTCTTCGCATTGCTAGTGTTCAGACCACCGAACCTCTTGTTTGCAGTCCCCCCAAATTTTTGGAGGCACTAAGGGGGGAAAAACACCAGCAgttaatttcaaatttaaatacaaagtttgataaaatgcacaaaagttGGGTTCCAATGGACAAGGAGGGTCAGCCTGCaccaaaacccaaaaacaaGGCAGATAGGCTCAAAGAAATCTGGAAAAGCAAACGTAGAGTACGAAAGTCAAGGCCGTTGGAACAACAAAAGTTATCCCCTGTGCAAATGCTATTCATGAAGCCCTTTGACTTGTCTAGTATCTGCAGGTGGTTCCTGCAGTCGACTGAAACCAAATCTCTTGTAATTGTTAAGAAGGTCAATACCAGACTTCCATCTGAAACGCAGTTGTGCTTTCACTCTTCGGCAGCAGGAGCAGGGTCCTCTCACGGGATATTTCCGAGCCTCCAGGCCGAACGGTTGAAGAAGCACCTGAAAAAGTTTGCTATTGCGTCACCTGTGAAGAACAACCCCAAGAATCAAAGGCTCCTCTCCAAAGCTTTAGGTCAGGGTATTTCTGCGATGAAGAGTAAAGAAAAGCACGAACCGACGACTGCCACACGAATCTGTACAAAGGCACAGAGTCTTGCTGGAGTGACGCTGGCGCAGGCTCCCGAGAGCCTTGTCCCGACCACAGGCAGTGTGAAAAATCCAGCGAGTGCTAGAATTCTTCGGAAATATTCCAACATGCGTGAGAAGCTTCAGGTTCAGCAAAACAAGAAATGCAAAGAGAAAACTTTCAAAGGTGTTCATTTGAAGGCGACAATAATTCCAAAGAAagccaacaaacaaaaactgccGACACGTAAAGGGTCAAAGTGTGTGGTCGTTCAGAGGATCTCATCTCTGACCAAGACGGCAAAAACGAACTCTGCCCTCAAACAACAAGCTTTGAAAAGGAACAAAGACGGTGCCCCTCCGAAGAGGTTGCAGGCACTCACGAGAATGGCAAAAGCCATCGGTGAGAATGCCTCAACAAACACCTCGAGTAAAAAACAGATACCGATCAAAACCGGAACTGATAAAGCACAGCAAATAAAAGCAAGTCTGACTAAAGTTGACACAAAGAAACCGGTGTCTCAAAAAGGCCCTAATAATTTAGAATCGCAATCTTTAGATGTGGACGTTAAACCTCTGACTTCGGAAGACCAAGTGTTAACTAGGTCTCAAAGAAAGATGGAGGGCACCCTTTCACAGACCTCCTCTCCCAAATCTCCCACAAAGCGAGGCTCGGAACCACTGGTCACTCCCACAAAACGTACTAGGACCTCAAAACCTTGA
- the wu:fc17b08 gene encoding uncharacterized protein wu:fc17b08 isoform X2 encodes MINELASYYTSRNNCSQDSLQNNGKKDQSILKTSCVTSSTAVKTESVASAQKKFIMVDQDAPLDLSLRKIKVEDTEQDGVLDLSTKKNFNKGHTSLRNSQASPTTHLVKRDSIDLSLAQVKDLQSVNTLEQFMSRLCLQHQHQIVDALGFLQSEVKTVAASNHFQAATPDLSEKQATTSCSYASFETSSEIQQSERTCSVEAAVSISKTHESSVVTNIQKPTAEMLKADVSTIALGMTEKHELGKVDILSSASCGTGIDSANVSSATEMFVMTKATTDNPGLKTVLGSSIQQIQKCLCSTERCLPTCTTVSDHADMLKYSQKCFAQNEDVDAVVKPSTIQKTSNVVVPISPRTARKSRKVSCLIQRNSSLSYLINNSDSHCDLVYIGKSITECQPQSRNRLHPRQNARKSTRGHKYVEEYLELKTVRTLAGKSIRDSSGNCPARMPDLYTSVTPKQVLSTSGSVPLVNTPFAGDCMKNAIPKLPSEQMAENEMPGDVVKVTSLGLMVETSQTGKIESNGQVFSELSGNQNGLTMQPDLISEKRIDAVEESPEMTELTVQKNGCDSQIGPVPEEVVCGTERKADCEDKSLEPSLIHVSPNMAKECCTKVDIEQRNEREIKPPVETETAAVVQEQSDSSEKRANTEEDGGAQKEVVHDTKSDLQTESSSELPVTNQEDSAVSSLTEVSTVQLLLKCKEKDMDLHTSKVVNAKHAAPSDRCLRSRSKGNVDITKDSMKCGASELDHANDKSPKAHSTETNAHTEQEPDLKAVDILEMAQELPAAKTCNGLVVEHAVKSRPNSRTATAVGRDEHPSPGVEVNNDLPSVLSPEVLPETVNTVSTPENEKHHKLNNQASESTEKMPLRNKTSPVDCSPIKKSPPSSENMLLRSRSNNEGTLSSKLISLTEGHSEKQGQKPLRNGSSISEQASNRDLCTFSEAVTHMPLRSRTVSSIKPTVTKDSPVKISSKSFISEQPVSSHSSTTCSKKTEANGHMPLRSSGSLIIEQPHNNKSAPVDASESPGRMSLRRGNVPNTDNSCGLTTITTTPNRNKRPLRQLRVSTSSGEAEESPLSSKLKIQNQKHVEAQIRGSLKLPDDSLRIASVQTTEPLVCSPPKFLEALRGEKHQQLISNLNTKFDKMHKSWVPMDKEGQPAPKPKNKADRLKEIWKSKRRVRKSRPLEQQKLSPVQMLFMKPFDLSSICRWFLQSTETKSLVIVKKVNTRLPSETQLCFHSSAAGAGSSHGIFPSLQAERLKKHLKKFAIASPVKNNPKNQRLLSKALGQGISAMKSKEKHEPTTATRICTKAQSLAGVTLAQAPESLVPTTGSVKNPASARILRKYSNMREKLQVQQNKKCKEKTFKGVHLKATIIPKKANKQKLPTRKGSKCVVVQRISSLTKTAKTNSALKQQALKRNKDGAPPKRLQALTRMAKAIGENASTNTSSKKQIPIKTGTDKAQQIKASLTKVDTKKPVSQKGPNNLESQSLDVDVKPLTSEDQVLTRSQRKMEGTLSQTSSPKSPTKRGSEPLVTPTKRTRTSKP; translated from the exons ATGATTAATGAGTTGGCTTCATATTATACCTCAAGAAACAACTGCTCTCAGGATTCCCttcaaaacaatggaaaaaaggACCAAAGCATTCTGAAAACTAGCTGTGTCACTTCATCCACTGCTGTCAAAACAGAATCTGTTGCTTCTGCTCAGAAAAAGTTCATCATGGTGGACCAAGATGCCCCTTTGGACCTCTCTCTGAGAAAGATCAAAGTGGAGGATACTGAGCAAG ATGGAGTTCTTGATCTTTCGACGAAGAAGAATTTTAACAAAGGCCATACATCTTTAAGGAATTCTCAAGCCAGCCCAACTACACATTTGGTCAAAAG GGACTCCATTGACCTGAGTCTTGCTCAAGTAAAAGATCTACAGTCTGTGAACACTTTGGAACAGTTCATGTCAAGGCTGTGTTTGCAGCACCAGCACCAAATAGTTGATGCATTAGGCTTCCTACAAAGCGAAGTCAAGACTGTGGCTGCGTCCAACCATTTCCAAGCAGCCACTCCGGATTTGTCTGAGAAGCAGGCGACAACCAGCTGCAGTTATGCATCTTTTGAAACCAGCTCTGAGATTCAGCAGTCTGAGAGAACATGCTCCGTGGAAGCTGCTGTGAGCATTAGTAAGACTCATGAGTCATCTGTAGTCACAAACATTCAAAAACCTACTGCAGAGATGTTAAAGGCTGATGTTTCTACTATAGCACTGGGAATGACTGAAAAACATGAGCTTGGCAAAGTGGACATTTTGTCATCTGCATCTTGTGGAACAGGTATTGATAGTGCAAATGTAAGTTCTGCAACAGAAATGTTTGTCATGACAAAGGCAACTACTGATAATCCAGGATTAAAAACAGTGTTAGGTTCAAGCATTCAGCAAATTCAGAAGTGTCTATGCAGTACGGAGCGATGCTTGCCAACTTGTACTACAGTGTCTGATCATGCAGATATGTTAAAATACTCACAGAAATGCTTTGCACAAAATGAAGATGTTGATGCTGTTGTAAAACCCTCCACAATTCAAAAGACGTCAAATGTTGTTGTACCAATATCTCCAAGAACAGCCAGGAAAAGCAGAAAAGTTTCTTGCCTCATACAAAGGAATAGCTCTTTAAGTTATCTCATAAATAATTCCGATAGCCATTGTGACCTAGTTTATATTGGAAAATCAATTACAGAATGTCAGCCTCAGTCTCGAAATCGACTGCATCCACGACAAAATGCCCGAAAGAGCACAAGGGGGCACAAATATGTGGAGGAGTACTTGGAACTTAAAACAGTCCGTACCTTAGCTGGTAAATCGATAAGAGATTCCAGTGGGAATTGTCCAGCTCGTATGCCAGACTTATACACCTCAGTGACTCCAAAGCAGGTCCTTTCTACGTCTGGCAGTGTACCTCTAGTAAACACACCTTTTGCAGGGGATTGCATGAAAAATGCAATTCCAAAATTACCATCGGAGCAGATGGCAGAGAATGAAATGCCAGGAGATGTCGTAAAAGTAACAAGTCTGGGTCTGATGGTGGAAACCAGTCAGACGGGTAAAATTGAAAGTAATGGCCAAGTATTCAGTGAACTGTCAGGTAATCAGAATGGATTAACCATGCAACCAGATTTGATCTCAGAAAAACGCATTGACGCGGTAGAAGAAAGCCCCGAAATGACAGAACTCACTGTACAGAAAAACGGATGTGATTCCCAAATTGGGCCCGTGCCAGAAGAGGTGGTGTGTGGTACAGAAAGAAAGGCTGATTGTGAGGATAAATCATTGGAGCCATCACTGATCCATGTGTCGCCTAACATGGCCAAAGAGTGCTGTACTAAAGTTGACATAGAACAGCGAAATGAAAGGGAAATAAAACCCCCTGTGGAAACTGAGACTGCAGCAGTTGTCCAGGAACAATCCGACTCATCAGAAAAAAGGGCAAACACTGAGGAGGATGGAGGTGCTCAGAAAGAAGTTGTACATGACACTAAAAGTGATCTCCAAACAGAAAGCTCTTCTGAACTACCAGTGACGAATCAAGAGGATTCAGCTGTGTCCAGCCTAACTGAAGTCTCTACTGTACAACTACTTCTGAAATGCAAAGAGAAGGACATGGATCTGCATACTTCAAAAGTTGTCAATGCAAAACATGCAGCACCCTCAGACAGATGCTTGCGTAGTAGAAGTAAAGGCAATGTTGACATAACAAAAGACTCTATGAAGTGTGGTGCTTCTGAACTTGATCATGCCAATGATAAAAGTccaaaggctcattctactgaAACAAATGCACATACTGAGCAGGAGCCTGATTTGAAAGCTGTAGACATTCTTGAAATGGCACAGGAGCTCCCTGCTGCCAAAACTTGTAATGGGCTAGTTGTGGAGCATGCAGTCAAATCAAGACCGAACTCAAGAACTGCAACCGCTGTTGGGAGAGATGAGCATCCAAGTCCAGGTGTCGAAGTCAATAATGATTTACCAAGTGTTTTGTCACCTGAGGTTCTTCCAGAGACTGTGAACACCGTTTCCACCCCAGAGAATGAAAAGCACCACAAACTGAACAATCAAGCCTCTGAAAGCACTGAAAAAATGCCACTTAGAAACAAAACTAGTCCCGTTGACTGTTCACCTATAAAAAAGTCCCCACCAAGCTCTGAAAATATGCTTTTGAGAAGCAGAAGTAACAATGAAGGGACTTTAAGTAGCAAATTGATCAGTCTGACAGAGGGCCATTCAGAGAAGCAGGGGCAGAAACCTTTAAGAAATGGCAGCTCTATTAGTGAGCAGGCATCTAATAGAgatttgtgtacattttcagAGGCAGTAACACATATGCCTCTACGCAGCAGAACTGTTAGCTCAATTAAACCGACTGTTACTAAAGATTCTCCTGTTAAAATTTCCAGTAAAAGTTTTATCAGTGAACAACCTGTCAGTTCTCACTCTAGTACTACCTGTAGTAAAAAAACTGAAGCCAATGGGCACATGCCCTTAAGAAGCAGTGGCAGTTTAATTATAGAACAGCCCCATAACAACAAATCTGCTCCTGTAGATGCATCAGAAAGCCCTGGACGCATGTCGTTGAGAAGAGGGAATGTACCGAATACTGACAATTCCTGTGGcttaacaacaataacaacaacccCTAATAGAAATAAACGTCCTCTGAGACAGCTAAGGGTTTCAACGTCAAGTGGGGAAGCTGAAGAAAGCCCCTTGAGTTCAAAACTTAAAATCCAAAATCAAAAGCATGTGGAGGCCCAAATAAGAGGCTCATTGAAGTTGCCAGATGACTCTCTTCGCATTGCTAGTGTTCAGACCACCGAACCTCTTGTTTGCAGTCCCCCCAAATTTTTGGAGGCACTAAGGGGGGAAAAACACCAGCAgttaatttcaaatttaaatacaaagtttgataaaatgcacaaaagttGGGTTCCAATGGACAAGGAGGGTCAGCCTGCaccaaaacccaaaaacaaGGCAGATAGGCTCAAAGAAATCTGGAAAAGCAAACGTAGAGTACGAAAGTCAAGGCCGTTGGAACAACAAAAGTTATCCCCTGTGCAAATGCTATTCATGAAGCCCTTTGACTTGTCTAGTATCTGCAGGTGGTTCCTGCAGTCGACTGAAACCAAATCTCTTGTAATTGTTAAGAAGGTCAATACCAGACTTCCATCTGAAACGCAGTTGTGCTTTCACTCTTCGGCAGCAGGAGCAGGGTCCTCTCACGGGATATTTCCGAGCCTCCAGGCCGAACGGTTGAAGAAGCACCTGAAAAAGTTTGCTATTGCGTCACCTGTGAAGAACAACCCCAAGAATCAAAGGCTCCTCTCCAAAGCTTTAGGTCAGGGTATTTCTGCGATGAAGAGTAAAGAAAAGCACGAACCGACGACTGCCACACGAATCTGTACAAAGGCACAGAGTCTTGCTGGAGTGACGCTGGCGCAGGCTCCCGAGAGCCTTGTCCCGACCACAGGCAGTGTGAAAAATCCAGCGAGTGCTAGAATTCTTCGGAAATATTCCAACATGCGTGAGAAGCTTCAGGTTCAGCAAAACAAGAAATGCAAAGAGAAAACTTTCAAAGGTGTTCATTTGAAGGCGACAATAATTCCAAAGAAagccaacaaacaaaaactgccGACACGTAAAGGGTCAAAGTGTGTGGTCGTTCAGAGGATCTCATCTCTGACCAAGACGGCAAAAACGAACTCTGCCCTCAAACAACAAGCTTTGAAAAGGAACAAAGACGGTGCCCCTCCGAAGAGGTTGCAGGCACTCACGAGAATGGCAAAAGCCATCGGTGAGAATGCCTCAACAAACACCTCGAGTAAAAAACAGATACCGATCAAAACCGGAACTGATAAAGCACAGCAAATAAAAGCAAGTCTGACTAAAGTTGACACAAAGAAACCGGTGTCTCAAAAAGGCCCTAATAATTTAGAATCGCAATCTTTAGATGTGGACGTTAAACCTCTGACTTCGGAAGACCAAGTGTTAACTAGGTCTCAAAGAAAGATGGAGGGCACCCTTTCACAGACCTCCTCTCCCAAATCTCCCACAAAGCGAGGCTCGGAACCACTGGTCACTCCCACAAAACGTACTAGGACCTCAAAACCTTGA